The Bradyrhizobium sp. CCBAU 051011 DNA segment TTTCCAGCGCGTCGGTAACGGCGCTGCGCATGCGAGGATCGGCGCCCAGCGTGCCAAAGATCTGTTCCACTTCCAGCAATGCGGGAGCAAGCAGGTCCGCGACCGGACCCGCGCTCTCGGCGATGGCCTTTAGCTTCGCGGCAAGCGGATCGCGTACGTCGATCGCGCGGCCCTGTTCGTCGGTCCCGGTGACGTAACGCATCCAGCCTGCGACTGCGAGCGCGTGGGTATCGATCGGCAGTCCCATCCGCAGGCGGTCCTGCATCGTGGCGAGCAGCCGTTGCGGCAGTTTCTGCGATCCATCCATCGCGATCTGCCAGGTGCGATGGTGCAGAGCCGGATTGGAAAAACGCTTCAGCAGCGAAGCGCTGTAGGCCGCAAGGTCGGTCCCCTCGGGCATCGCCAGCGTCGGCGCCGCGTCCTGCATCACCCGCAAGGCAAACGCGGCAAAGCGCTCGTCGGTCATGGTGGCCGCGATGGTCTCAAAGCCCGCGAGATAGCCGAGATAGGCGAGCGCCGAGTGGCTGGCGTTGAGCAGCCGCAGTTTCATGTGCTCGAACGGCGTGACGTCGGGAACCAGTTGCACGCCTGCGGCCGCGAAGTCCGGCCGTCCGCCCGGAAAGTGGTCTTCGACGATCCACTGCGTGAACGGCTCGGTGACGACAGGCCATGCATCGGTCATCCCGAGCGCGGAGGAAACCGCAGCGCGATCGGCTTCCGTCGTCTCCGGCACGATCCGGTCCACCATGGTCGAAGGGAAGGCGACCTCGGTTTCAATCCATTTGGCGAGATTGCGCGATCGCAAGGCGGCGAACTGCGTCACGATGCGCCCGACGGTATGGCCGTTGGCGGAGAGATTGTCGCAGGACAGAACTGTAAAGGGAGCTGCGCCGGCGATCCGCCGGCGCGCCAGCGCGACTACCAGGAATCCGACGGCCGAGCGCGGCGTGCCCGGATTCTGCAAGTCGTGAACGATGTCGGGATGATGCTCGTCCAGATCGCCGGTCTGCGGCGTATGGCAGTAGCCCTTCTCGGTGACCGTCAGCGAAACGATGCGCGTCGCCGGGTTGGCCATGAGCGCGATCAACTGCCCAGGTTTCTCGGGCGCGACTTCGCTGGCGAGCACCGAGCCGATGATCCGGTGATCGGTGCCTGCGCCGGAACGAACAGCGAGTGTGTAGAGGCAGTCCTGCGGGGCGAGGGCATCGCGTGTCGTGGGGCTGCGCAGGCTCGCCCCAACGATTCCCCAATCCATCGCGCCACCGGCCAAGAGGTCGTCGATCACCACCGCCTGGTGCGCCCGGTGAAACGCGCCAATTCCGAGATGGACAATGCCCGGCGAGATCAGAGAGCGGTCATAGGCCGGCTGCCGGATCTGGCCGGGAAGCCGGCGAAGGTTGGCATTGCAGAGGCGAAAATCGCCGTCTTTCGAGCCAGATGGCGGGATTTTTGGCGTTTCGCTTGACATAGGGGATTCAATCTATCAATCTTTGGTCAATTGGTAAGGCCAATTGTCCAGATGTATTGGCCTTGGCCCGATCAAAGCAAGAAGAATCGATTCACTCAGGGGATCGTCAAGGGAGCCGAGCGTGCCGCTCGAAGCCGTGGAAGCGCGACGCCTTTATCGCCAGGTTGCCGATCAGCTTCGCGCCTTGATCGACAGCGGCGAATACCGCGTGGGCAGCCGTCTCCCCACCGAACGCGATCTTGCCGAACAATTGAAAGTGTCGCGGCCGACGGTGCGCGAAGCGTTGATCGCGCTCGAAGTCGAGGGCCGGGTGCGGATTCGCGTCGGCTCCGGAATTTATGTCAGCGAACCGGCGACGCTGGCGCCGCCCTTGCCGGCGGCGGCCGAGATCGAAGGCCCGTTCGAGCTGCTGCGTGCCCGCGAATTCCTCGAAGGCGCTATTGCCGAGCAGGCGGCGCGGGTGGCTACGCCAGAAGATATATCGCGCATCGACGCATCGCTCGAAGCAATGGCCACCGTGCAGCATCCCGGCGAAGCCTCGATGATTCACGACCGCGCGTTTCATGTCGCGGTCGCGGGCTGTCTCGACAATGCCGTGCTGGTCCGCGTGGTCGGCGAATTGTTCGACCAGCGGCTCAATCCCTACTTCGCCAAGCTCGCGCACTATTTCGAAAACCCGGCATCCTGGAATGCCGCGCTGGCCGAGCACCGCGCGATCCGCGATGCCATTGTTGCCCGTGATCCGGATGCGGCGCGCGTGGCGATGCGCGAGCATCTGGCGCGTTCGCAAGAGCGCTTCGCGCAAAATTTCGGAGCTGAAGCATCAGCCGCTTCCCGCGTACGCGCGAGCGGCTGAACTATACGGATTCGAACGGTTCGGCGAAGTGCCGAGCCGGTTGAGTAACAAAAGCAAATTGTAGCAACGGAGGAAATTCACGTGTTGAAGAAATTGACGATTGTATCAGCTGCGTCCGCTGCAGCGCTGTTGGCCGCGACCACTTCGGGCATGGCGCAGACCAAGCTCAAATGGGCTCACGTCTACGAAACTTCCGAGCCGTTCCACACCGCTTCCGTCTGGGCCGCAGGTGAAATCGGCAAGCGCACCAACGGGCGCTACCAGATCGACGTCTATCCGGCTTCGCAGCTCGGCAAGGAAACCGACATCAACCAGGGGCTCTCGCTCGGCTCGGTCGACATGATCATCTCGGGCTCGAGCTTCGCGGCGAAGAGCTTTCCGCCGATTGGCGTGACCTATTATCCCTACACCTTCCGCGATGCCGATCATCTGCTGGCCTACACCAAGAGCGACGTCTTCAAGGAGCTGGCCAAGGGCTATGAGGACAAGACCGGCCATCGCATCCTGGCGGTGACCTATTACGGCGTGCGCCAGACCTCGTCGAACAAGCCGATCAAGGCCTGTGCCGACATGAAGGGCCTCAAGATGCGCGTGCCCGACGTGCCGGCCTATCTGGCGATGCCGCGCGCCTGCGGCGCCAACACCGCGCCGATCGCGTTTGCCGAAGTCTATCTCGCCCTGCAGAACGGCACCGTGGAAGCCCAGGAAAACCCGCTCACCACGATTGAAGCCAAGAAGTTCTACGAAGTGCAGAAGCACATCGTGCTGACCGGCCACATCGTCGATCACCTCAACACCGTCATCGCCAGTGGCCTCTGGAAGAAGCTCTCGGAACAAGACCGCAAGATCTTCACT contains these protein-coding regions:
- a CDS encoding FadR/GntR family transcriptional regulator, translated to MPLEAVEARRLYRQVADQLRALIDSGEYRVGSRLPTERDLAEQLKVSRPTVREALIALEVEGRVRIRVGSGIYVSEPATLAPPLPAAAEIEGPFELLRAREFLEGAIAEQAARVATPEDISRIDASLEAMATVQHPGEASMIHDRAFHVAVAGCLDNAVLVRVVGELFDQRLNPYFAKLAHYFENPASWNAALAEHRAIRDAIVARDPDAARVAMREHLARSQERFAQNFGAEASAASRVRASG
- a CDS encoding mannitol dehydrogenase family protein; amino-acid sequence: MSSETPKIPPSGSKDGDFRLCNANLRRLPGQIRQPAYDRSLISPGIVHLGIGAFHRAHQAVVIDDLLAGGAMDWGIVGASLRSPTTRDALAPQDCLYTLAVRSGAGTDHRIIGSVLASEVAPEKPGQLIALMANPATRIVSLTVTEKGYCHTPQTGDLDEHHPDIVHDLQNPGTPRSAVGFLVVALARRRIAGAAPFTVLSCDNLSANGHTVGRIVTQFAALRSRNLAKWIETEVAFPSTMVDRIVPETTEADRAAVSSALGMTDAWPVVTEPFTQWIVEDHFPGGRPDFAAAGVQLVPDVTPFEHMKLRLLNASHSALAYLGYLAGFETIAATMTDERFAAFALRVMQDAAPTLAMPEGTDLAAYSASLLKRFSNPALHHRTWQIAMDGSQKLPQRLLATMQDRLRMGLPIDTHALAVAGWMRYVTGTDEQGRAIDVRDPLAAKLKAIAESAGPVADLLAPALLEVEQIFGTLGADPRMRSAVTDALEKLFEVGAQQAVRTFQAA
- a CDS encoding sialic acid TRAP transporter substrate-binding protein SiaP, with product MKKLTIVSAASAAALLAATTSGMAQTKLKWAHVYETSEPFHTASVWAAGEIGKRTNGRYQIDVYPASQLGKETDINQGLSLGSVDMIISGSSFAAKSFPPIGVTYYPYTFRDADHLLAYTKSDVFKELAKGYEDKTGHRILAVTYYGVRQTSSNKPIKACADMKGLKMRVPDVPAYLAMPRACGANTAPIAFAEVYLALQNGTVEAQENPLTTIEAKKFYEVQKHIVLTGHIVDHLNTVIASGLWKKLSEQDRKIFTDVAQEAAAKATAEIKTNEAKLVDFFKQKGLTVTEVNKDEFRDTVLKTVSFESFDYRKADWERIQAVK